One segment of Vogesella indigofera DNA contains the following:
- a CDS encoding Ig-like domain-containing protein, whose amino-acid sequence MSIAAAPGWPRLMARTGTMLSLVLTLFAAPGMAQSSKALPQNQGTATAAAAVEREGELEVIHVHYFDKTTGNRYYLKTEEGRVELKFKGKGPRQPSGTKVRVKGSLSNNVLALDSTGSTSYQVLALAAPNTFGEQKTAVLLVNFQDNQTQPYTASQANTTVFGSSSDFIKENSSQQTWLNGNVFGWLTLPINQTCSPDNVAAYANQAAKAAGIDLTLYPRRIYVMPKNSACTWSGMGTVGGSPSSSWLNGALYRGVVTHEMGHNLGLWHSHSLDCGATTLGSSCSRSEYGDAFDTMGNGGVHYNAFQKERLGWLNYNLSPAIATVESGSTTVTLAPYAAAGSGIKALKVLKGVDATTGQKSWYYVEFRQPLGFDSDISRFPQAVNGVLVRTGTDNSGDTSDLLDLTPNSSATDDISDSPLAVGKTFTDSGSGVSISLLSLSSSGATVSVATGGQTPVQPVCTRGNPSVVLTPGQSPSVAAGTAASFSLSVTNTDSSACSSSQFSLAATVPAGWSSSLPLSTLTLAPGASTSTTLSVSSAATAAAGSYGFSVLAANVGSSSYRATASATYVVASGTTSTSNKPPVAVNDSGATKVGIAIRVVVLGNDYDPEGKPLQVKTVGVPARGKAVLNSDGSITYTPNGKFKGSDSFSYSISDGAATASAVVSVQVAR is encoded by the coding sequence ATGTCTATTGCAGCAGCGCCAGGTTGGCCGCGCCTGATGGCACGCACCGGCACCATGTTGTCACTTGTCTTGACCCTGTTTGCCGCCCCTGGCATGGCCCAGAGCAGCAAGGCCCTGCCGCAGAACCAGGGCACCGCGACGGCAGCGGCTGCAGTGGAGCGCGAGGGTGAGCTGGAGGTGATCCACGTTCACTACTTCGACAAGACCACCGGCAACCGCTACTACCTGAAGACGGAAGAGGGCCGCGTCGAGCTGAAGTTCAAGGGCAAGGGCCCGCGCCAGCCGAGCGGTACCAAGGTGCGGGTGAAGGGTTCGCTCAGCAATAATGTGCTGGCGCTGGACAGCACCGGCAGCACCAGCTACCAGGTGCTGGCACTTGCCGCGCCGAATACCTTTGGCGAACAGAAAACCGCGGTGCTGCTGGTCAACTTCCAGGACAACCAGACGCAGCCGTATACCGCGAGCCAGGCCAACACCACCGTGTTTGGCAGCAGCAGCGATTTCATCAAGGAAAACTCGTCGCAGCAGACGTGGCTGAACGGCAATGTCTTCGGCTGGCTGACGCTGCCGATCAACCAGACCTGCAGCCCGGACAACGTGGCCGCCTACGCCAACCAGGCCGCCAAGGCCGCCGGCATCGACCTGACGCTGTATCCGCGCCGCATCTACGTGATGCCGAAAAACAGTGCCTGCACCTGGTCCGGCATGGGGACCGTCGGCGGCTCGCCGTCGTCGTCGTGGCTGAACGGCGCGCTGTATCGCGGGGTGGTGACGCACGAGATGGGACACAACCTGGGCCTGTGGCACTCGCACTCGCTGGATTGCGGCGCGACCACGCTGGGCAGCAGCTGCAGCCGCAGCGAGTACGGCGACGCCTTCGATACCATGGGTAATGGCGGCGTGCATTACAACGCGTTCCAGAAAGAGCGTCTGGGCTGGCTGAACTACAATCTGTCGCCCGCCATCGCCACCGTGGAAAGCGGTAGCACCACCGTCACGCTGGCGCCGTACGCGGCAGCCGGCAGTGGCATCAAGGCGCTGAAGGTGCTGAAGGGGGTGGATGCGACAACCGGGCAGAAGAGCTGGTACTACGTCGAGTTCCGCCAGCCGTTGGGCTTCGACAGCGACATCTCGCGCTTCCCGCAGGCGGTCAATGGCGTGCTGGTGCGTACCGGTACCGACAACAGCGGTGACACCAGCGACCTGCTCGACCTGACGCCGAACAGCTCGGCCACCGATGACATCAGCGATTCGCCGCTGGCGGTGGGCAAGACCTTCACTGATAGCGGTAGCGGGGTGAGCATTTCGCTGCTGTCGCTGAGCAGCAGCGGTGCCACGGTGAGTGTGGCGACCGGCGGGCAAACGCCGGTGCAGCCGGTGTGCACCCGTGGCAATCCGAGTGTGGTGTTGACGCCGGGGCAAAGCCCGTCGGTGGCTGCCGGCACGGCGGCAAGCTTCAGCCTGAGCGTGACCAATACCGATTCCAGTGCCTGCAGCAGTTCTCAGTTCAGCCTGGCGGCCACGGTGCCGGCCGGCTGGAGCAGCAGCCTGCCTCTGTCGACGCTGACACTGGCGCCGGGTGCCAGCACCAGCACCACGCTGAGCGTCAGCTCGGCGGCGACGGCGGCTGCCGGCTCTTACGGCTTCAGCGTGCTTGCGGCCAACGTTGGCAGCAGCAGCTATCGCGCCACGGCCAGCGCCACGTATGTGGTGGCCAGCGGCACGACCAGCACCAGCAACAAGCCGCCGGTAGCGGTCAATGACAGCGGTGCGACCAAGGTTGGTATCGCCATCAGGGTAGTCGTACTGGGCAATGACTACGATCCGGAGGGCAAGCCGCTGCAGGTCAAGACCGTGGGCGTGCCGGCGCGTGGCAAGGCGGTGCTCAATAGCGACGGCAGCATCACCTACACCCCGAACGGCAAGTTCAAGGGCAGTGACAGCTTCAGCTACAGCATCAGCGACGGTGCCGCCACCGCCAGTGCAGTGGTATCGGTGCAGGTTGCCAGATAA
- the gltX gene encoding glutamate--tRNA ligase, whose translation MIRTRFAPSPTGFLHIGGVRTALFSWAFARKHGGTFVLRIEDTDLERSTPESVKAILDGMHWVGLDYDEGPFYQTQRFDRYKEVIQQLLASGHAYPCYCSKDELEALRAQQEANGEKPRYDRRWRPEAGKTLPPPPAGVQPVIRFKNPLDGVVAWDDAVKGRIEFANTELDDLIIARPDGSPTYNFCVVVDDWDMNITHVIRGDDHVNNTPRQINILKALNAPLPVYGHLPMILNEDGQKMSKRRDAVSVVDYADKGILPEALLNYLARLGWGHGDDELFDMTQFVEWFTLEAVSGSPSRFNHEKFLWLNAQYIKAADNARLAELIAGRLAAANVDTTAGPALADVIALVKERVQDLNALAVEVDYFYAKREPAAADIDKHLSADSHARMLRFAERLAALDSWTAESIHELFKPFCADEGIKMGQLGMPLRVLVCGTAQTPSVDAVLALIGKDEVLRRMRG comes from the coding sequence ATGATCCGCACTCGCTTTGCCCCCAGCCCGACCGGCTTCCTGCACATCGGCGGTGTCCGCACCGCGCTGTTCTCCTGGGCGTTTGCCCGCAAACACGGCGGCACCTTCGTGCTGCGCATCGAAGACACTGACCTAGAGCGCTCGACCCCGGAATCGGTCAAAGCCATCCTCGACGGCATGCACTGGGTCGGCCTCGACTACGACGAAGGCCCGTTCTACCAGACGCAGCGCTTTGACCGTTACAAGGAAGTGATCCAGCAACTGCTGGCATCTGGCCACGCCTACCCGTGCTACTGCAGCAAGGACGAGCTGGAAGCGCTGCGTGCGCAGCAGGAAGCCAACGGCGAGAAGCCGCGCTATGACCGCCGCTGGCGCCCGGAAGCCGGCAAGACCCTGCCGCCGCCACCGGCCGGCGTGCAGCCGGTGATCCGCTTCAAGAACCCGCTGGATGGCGTGGTGGCGTGGGATGACGCGGTCAAGGGCCGTATCGAATTCGCCAACACCGAACTGGACGACCTGATCATCGCCCGTCCGGACGGCAGCCCGACCTACAACTTCTGCGTGGTGGTCGACGACTGGGACATGAACATCACCCACGTGATCCGCGGCGACGACCACGTCAACAACACCCCGCGCCAGATCAACATCCTCAAGGCGCTGAACGCACCGCTGCCGGTGTACGGCCACCTGCCGATGATCCTCAACGAGGACGGCCAGAAGATGTCCAAGCGCCGCGACGCGGTGAGCGTGGTGGACTACGCAGACAAGGGCATCCTGCCAGAAGCGCTGCTGAACTACCTGGCGCGCCTGGGCTGGGGCCACGGCGACGACGAACTGTTCGACATGACCCAGTTCGTGGAATGGTTCACGCTGGAAGCGGTCAGCGGCTCGCCTAGCCGCTTCAACCACGAGAAATTCCTGTGGCTGAACGCGCAGTACATCAAGGCCGCCGACAACGCGCGCCTGGCCGAGCTGATCGCCGGCCGCCTGGCTGCGGCCAACGTTGACACCACCGCCGGCCCGGCGCTGGCTGACGTGATCGCACTGGTGAAAGAGCGGGTGCAGGATCTCAACGCGCTGGCCGTGGAAGTGGACTACTTCTACGCCAAGCGCGAGCCTGCCGCCGCCGACATCGACAAGCACCTGTCCGCCGACAGCCACGCGCGCATGCTGCGCTTTGCCGAGCGTCTGGCAGCACTGGACAGCTGGACCGCCGAGAGCATCCACGAGCTGTTCAAGCCGTTCTGCGCCGACGAGGGCATCAAGATGGGCCAGCTGGGCATGCCGCTGCGCGTGCTGGTGTGCGGCACCGCGCAAACGCCATCGGTGGACGCCGTGCTGGCGCTGATCGGCAAGGACGAGGTGCTGCGCCGCATGCGCGGCTAA
- a CDS encoding MetQ/NlpA family ABC transporter substrate-binding protein, which yields MRRLVLKSIAVAAIGLTAAANVYAADPAKKEIVIGTTVGDFGDQVKQQIKPLLEKQGYSVKLVEFTDYVRPNLALQEGSLDVNVFQHKPYLDNFARENKLQLKEVFQVPTAPLGIYAGKLKSLKDVKVGSTLAAPNDPSNFARALVMLNDLGWVKLKKGINPLTASEKDIEVNVKKIKIVPLEAAQLPRSRADVDFAVVNGNYAVSSGIKLTEAVYQEKSYAYVNWGVVRAADVNKPWAKDVIAAYNSPAFRAWAKQKFAGYKFPANWK from the coding sequence ATGCGCAGACTCGTACTGAAATCCATCGCTGTTGCCGCCATCGGCCTGACCGCTGCGGCCAACGTTTACGCTGCCGACCCGGCGAAAAAGGAAATCGTCATCGGTACCACCGTTGGCGACTTCGGCGACCAGGTGAAACAACAGATCAAGCCGCTGCTGGAAAAGCAGGGCTACAGCGTGAAACTGGTGGAATTCACCGACTACGTGCGTCCTAACCTGGCGCTGCAGGAAGGCTCGCTGGACGTCAACGTGTTCCAGCACAAGCCTTACCTCGACAATTTCGCCCGCGAAAACAAGCTGCAGCTGAAAGAAGTGTTCCAGGTGCCGACCGCGCCACTGGGCATCTACGCCGGCAAGCTGAAGTCGCTGAAGGACGTGAAAGTCGGCAGCACCCTGGCAGCACCGAACGATCCGTCCAACTTCGCCCGCGCGCTGGTGATGCTGAACGATCTGGGCTGGGTCAAGCTGAAGAAGGGCATCAACCCGCTGACCGCGTCGGAAAAGGACATCGAAGTCAACGTCAAGAAGATCAAGATCGTGCCGCTGGAAGCCGCGCAACTGCCGCGCTCGCGTGCCGATGTTGACTTCGCGGTGGTGAACGGCAACTACGCCGTGAGCTCCGGCATCAAGCTGACCGAAGCCGTGTACCAGGAAAAGAGCTATGCCTACGTCAACTGGGGTGTGGTGCGTGCGGCTGACGTCAACAAGCCGTGGGCCAAGGACGTGATCGCCGCCTACAACTCGCCGGCCTTCCGTGCCTGGGCGAAACAGAAGTTTGCCGGCTACAAGTTCCCGGCCAACTGGAAGTAA
- a CDS encoding methionine ABC transporter permease, protein MDEQLTFAQALANLSDLAPEIWQASAETGLMLAIGLTVAIVVGGPLGILLYLTQPGQLFANRFVNGVVGWFVNLVRSFPFIILMVSLVPLTRVLVGSTIGPIAAAVPLSFAAIPYFARLVEQTLREIPRGVIEAAEAMGASPAQIIWKVLLGEARAGLISSLTILTISFLSYSAVAGVVGGGGIGDLAIRYGYYRFQTEVMVAMVLLLVVIVQIIQFAGNHLAARLDKR, encoded by the coding sequence ATGGATGAACAACTGACTTTTGCCCAGGCACTGGCCAACCTGTCAGATCTGGCGCCGGAAATCTGGCAAGCCAGCGCGGAAACCGGGCTGATGCTGGCCATCGGCCTGACCGTCGCCATCGTGGTCGGCGGCCCGCTCGGCATCCTGCTGTACCTGACCCAGCCGGGGCAGCTGTTCGCCAATCGCTTCGTTAACGGCGTGGTCGGCTGGTTCGTCAACCTGGTGCGCTCCTTCCCGTTCATCATCCTGATGGTGTCGCTGGTGCCGCTGACGCGTGTGCTGGTCGGCTCCACCATCGGCCCGATCGCTGCTGCGGTGCCGCTGTCGTTTGCCGCCATCCCGTACTTTGCGCGGCTGGTGGAGCAGACGCTGCGCGAGATCCCGCGCGGCGTGATCGAGGCCGCCGAGGCGATGGGCGCCAGCCCGGCACAGATCATCTGGAAGGTGTTGCTGGGCGAGGCCCGTGCCGGCCTGATCTCCAGCCTGACCATCCTCACCATCAGCTTCCTCAGCTACTCGGCGGTGGCCGGCGTGGTTGGCGGCGGCGGCATCGGTGACCTGGCCATCCGTTACGGCTACTACCGCTTCCAGACCGAAGTGATGGTAGCGATGGTGCTGCTGCTGGTGGTGATCGTGCAGATCATCCAGTTTGCCGGCAACCACCTCGCGGCCCGCCTCGACAAACGTTAA
- a CDS encoding methionine ABC transporter ATP-binding protein: protein MIHLKNVHKRFRRPEGGWFDAVRDTTLHIKAGEIFGLIGFSGAGKSTLLRLINLLERPDHGSVNVDGRDLTGLSAAELRRARQNIGMVFQQFNLMANRTVAANIAFPLEIAGWSRADIDQRVAECLDIVGLADRAGHYPAQLSGGQKQRVGIARALAPRPHVILADEPTSALDPKTTQSILDCLQGINARFGVTVVIVTHEMHVIRSICHRAALLDAGEVVELLEVTDKQVAARSALAKSLLEAA, encoded by the coding sequence ATGATTCACCTCAAAAACGTACACAAGCGCTTCCGTCGCCCTGAAGGCGGCTGGTTTGACGCCGTGCGCGACACCACCCTCCATATCAAGGCGGGCGAGATTTTCGGCCTGATCGGGTTTTCCGGCGCCGGCAAATCGACGCTGCTGCGACTGATCAACCTGCTGGAACGCCCCGACCACGGCAGCGTCAATGTTGACGGCCGTGATCTGACCGGCCTGTCTGCCGCCGAGCTGCGCCGCGCGCGCCAGAATATCGGCATGGTGTTCCAGCAGTTCAACCTGATGGCCAACCGCACCGTGGCGGCCAACATTGCTTTTCCGCTGGAGATCGCCGGCTGGAGCCGCGCGGATATTGATCAGCGCGTGGCGGAGTGCCTGGACATCGTCGGCCTCGCCGACCGTGCCGGCCACTATCCGGCACAGCTGTCCGGCGGCCAGAAGCAGCGTGTCGGCATCGCCCGTGCGCTGGCGCCGCGTCCGCATGTGATCCTGGCCGACGAGCCGACCTCGGCGCTGGATCCGAAGACCACGCAGTCGATTCTCGACTGCCTGCAGGGCATCAATGCCCGCTTCGGCGTCACCGTGGTGATCGTGACCCACGAAATGCACGTCATCCGCTCCATCTGCCACCGTGCCGCGCTGCTCGACGCCGGCGAAGTGGTCGAGCTGCTGGAAGTCACCGACAAACAGGTCGCGGCGCGCTCGGCGCTGGCCAAATCGCTGCTGGAGGCCGCATAA
- a CDS encoding 2-keto-4-pentenoate hydratase: MNPSDIRAAAITLAARRLSGSQGPLLADVQAPQTLADALAIQQAVSGLLNDAIGGWKCGLPDSDKTVAAPIYATTIHASSIHSTAPCPVWLRDGAVRVEPELAFVFDGGLPLRAEPYTEAEIRAAITRVHLALELIDSRYQPAPKPSFLQSLADGLVNQGLLLGPQVERDAAFAATTLPLVLNQGEREETLAGVHPAGDPLAPLYWLQGFLAARGEAILPGQVVITGSYAGVLTLATDSEATLRYGELGQLSACFSAR, translated from the coding sequence ATGAATCCATCCGATATCCGCGCCGCCGCCATCACCCTCGCGGCGCGCCGCCTCAGCGGCAGCCAGGGCCCGCTGCTGGCCGACGTCCAGGCGCCGCAGACGCTGGCCGACGCGCTGGCGATCCAGCAGGCCGTCTCCGGCCTGCTCAACGACGCCATCGGCGGCTGGAAGTGCGGCCTGCCGGACAGCGACAAGACCGTTGCCGCGCCGATCTACGCGACCACTATCCACGCCAGCAGCATACACAGCACCGCGCCGTGCCCGGTGTGGCTGCGCGACGGCGCGGTGCGCGTCGAGCCGGAACTGGCCTTCGTCTTCGACGGCGGCCTGCCGCTGCGCGCCGAACCCTACACCGAGGCCGAGATCCGCGCCGCCATCACCCGCGTGCATCTGGCGCTGGAGCTGATCGACAGCCGCTACCAGCCGGCGCCGAAGCCGTCGTTCCTGCAGTCGCTGGCCGACGGTCTGGTCAACCAGGGCCTGCTGCTGGGGCCGCAGGTCGAGCGCGACGCCGCCTTTGCGGCCACGACGTTGCCGCTGGTGCTGAACCAGGGAGAGCGCGAGGAAACACTGGCCGGCGTGCACCCGGCCGGCGATCCGCTGGCGCCGCTGTACTGGCTGCAGGGCTTCCTCGCCGCGCGCGGCGAGGCGATCCTGCCGGGGCAGGTGGTGATTACCGGCTCCTATGCCGGCGTACTGACGCTGGCGACGGACAGCGAGGCGACCCTGCGCTACGGCGAGCTGGGCCAGCTAAGCGCCTGTTTTAGCGCGAGATAA
- a CDS encoding sensor domain-containing diguanylate cyclase produces MHASPVAANLATPADPLAACDHALPLAVLLQRSPARWQLMLAWLLSLALSLWLGVVELYAGWYGYSVHFGELDFVISIYPPLTIATLWVLWFGYAWGASLAYLSTLLVAYLSGLPLGWALLFACSNPLGLLVMSLVYRHVKVRYVPSSLPATLFFVTICFISAVSSATGSFIWSYSNKLSAMGAFAVWQGWWSGNFLQTVLTCGPLLLLGTPAVLRWREQRWPQRAAAAPAQRWVGLVAVFALCGVLGFLWLSFWLADRSVAAQVGDSAQAWQQRAMLYRDSAMAVYWVLSVLMLALVFLGYRFFRQRTLQLQQAAQSVAFERDWALQRQQEAERAHQALQTLNRELAVRMAEVEQLQQQLQEQARRDPLTKLYNRRYLHERLPVELQHASHLGQSLCLVLIDLDHFKAVNDQYGHAMGDAVLKALATLFAGRLRAADFAVRYGGEEFCLVLPGCDIVGAAACVAELQQAYAGCRVAGDSSALQGLQFSAGIASYPAHGSDEEALLREADAALYQAKAAGRNCVRYRG; encoded by the coding sequence ATGCACGCTTCCCCTGTTGCGGCCAACCTTGCCACGCCGGCCGATCCGCTGGCCGCCTGCGACCACGCCTTGCCGCTTGCGGTGCTGTTGCAGCGCTCGCCGGCCCGCTGGCAGCTGATGCTGGCCTGGCTGCTGTCGCTGGCGCTGTCTCTGTGGCTGGGCGTGGTCGAACTGTACGCCGGCTGGTACGGCTACAGCGTGCATTTTGGCGAGCTGGATTTCGTGATCAGCATCTACCCGCCGCTGACCATCGCCACCCTGTGGGTGTTGTGGTTCGGTTACGCCTGGGGTGCCAGCCTCGCCTATCTGTCCACCTTGCTGGTCGCCTACCTGTCCGGGCTGCCACTGGGCTGGGCCTTGCTGTTTGCCTGTTCCAATCCGCTGGGGCTGCTGGTGATGTCGCTGGTGTACCGTCACGTCAAGGTGCGCTATGTGCCGTCGTCGCTGCCGGCCACGCTGTTCTTCGTCACCATCTGCTTCATCTCCGCCGTGTCCAGCGCCACCGGCTCCTTCATCTGGAGCTACAGCAACAAGCTGTCGGCGATGGGCGCCTTCGCGGTGTGGCAGGGCTGGTGGTCGGGCAATTTCCTGCAGACGGTGCTGACCTGCGGCCCGTTGTTGCTGCTGGGCACGCCCGCGGTGCTGCGTTGGCGCGAGCAACGTTGGCCGCAGCGCGCCGCCGCGGCACCGGCGCAGCGCTGGGTGGGGCTGGTGGCGGTGTTTGCGTTGTGTGGCGTGCTGGGCTTCCTGTGGCTGTCGTTCTGGCTGGCGGACCGCAGCGTGGCGGCGCAGGTCGGCGACAGCGCGCAGGCGTGGCAACAGCGTGCGATGCTGTATCGCGATTCGGCGATGGCGGTGTACTGGGTGCTGTCGGTGCTGATGCTGGCGCTGGTGTTCCTCGGCTACCGCTTCTTCCGCCAGCGCACGCTGCAGCTGCAGCAGGCGGCGCAAAGCGTGGCCTTCGAGCGCGACTGGGCGCTGCAGCGGCAGCAGGAAGCGGAACGTGCGCATCAGGCGCTGCAGACGCTGAATCGCGAGCTGGCGGTACGCATGGCCGAAGTGGAGCAGCTGCAGCAACAGCTGCAGGAACAGGCGCGGCGCGATCCGCTGACCAAACTGTATAACCGTCGCTATCTGCACGAGCGGCTGCCGGTCGAACTGCAGCATGCCAGCCATCTCGGGCAGTCACTGTGCCTGGTGCTGATCGACCTCGACCACTTCAAAGCGGTCAACGACCAGTACGGCCACGCCATGGGCGACGCGGTGCTGAAGGCGCTGGCGACGCTGTTTGCCGGCCGCCTGCGCGCCGCCGATTTCGCGGTGCGCTACGGTGGCGAGGAGTTCTGCCTGGTGCTGCCCGGCTGCGACATCGTCGGCGCCGCCGCCTGCGTCGCCGAGCTGCAGCAGGCCTACGCCGGCTGCCGCGTGGCCGGCGACAGCAGCGCATTGCAGGGGCTGCAGTTCTCCGCCGGCATCGCCAGCTATCCGGCGCACGGCAGCGACGAGGAAGCGCTGCTGCGCGAGGCCGACGCCGCGCTGTACCAGGCCAAGGCCGCCGGCCGCAACTGCGTGCGCTATCGCGGGTGA
- a CDS encoding circularly permuted type 2 ATP-grasp protein — MHALTLPEAHHYDEMLLASGGIRPHYRDFAHWLHSQSPQTLARKRAEADLMFHRVGITFAVYGDDSGAERLIPFDSVPRIIPASDWRTLEAGMRQRVTALNAFLHDIYHEQHIVKAGIIPAEQVFSNSQYQPAMQGLDLPHRIYAHITGVDVIRHNDGNFYVLEDNLRVPSGVSYMLENRKMMMRLFPELFASHAVAPVQHYPTLLLNTLRHASLAENPTVVVLTPGHHNSAYFEHAFLAQQMGVELVEGQDLFVKHNRVYMRTTAGHKQVDVIYRRIDDAFLDPLAFRADSMLGVPGLLSVYRSGGVILANAIGTGVADDKSIYPYVPDMIRFYLSEEPLLQNVPTWMCRRPAELDHVLNNLAELVVKEVHGAGGYGMLIGPAASSAEIEDFRQRILADPSNYIAQPTLCLSSCPTFVEAGIAPRHIDLRPFVLSGREISMVAGGLTRVALKEGSLVVNSSQGGGTKDTWILED; from the coding sequence ATGCATGCACTGACCTTGCCCGAAGCGCACCACTATGACGAAATGCTGCTCGCCAGCGGGGGTATCCGCCCGCACTACCGCGACTTTGCCCACTGGCTGCACTCGCAGTCGCCGCAGACCCTGGCCCGCAAGCGCGCCGAAGCCGACCTGATGTTCCACCGCGTCGGCATCACCTTCGCCGTGTACGGCGACGATTCCGGCGCCGAGCGGCTGATCCCGTTCGACAGCGTGCCGCGCATCATCCCCGCCAGCGACTGGCGCACGCTGGAAGCCGGCATGCGCCAGCGCGTCACCGCGTTGAACGCCTTCCTGCACGACATCTACCATGAGCAGCACATCGTGAAGGCCGGCATCATCCCGGCCGAGCAGGTGTTCTCCAACAGCCAGTACCAGCCGGCGATGCAGGGGCTGGACCTGCCGCACCGCATCTATGCGCACATCACCGGCGTGGACGTGATCCGCCACAACGACGGCAACTTCTACGTGCTGGAAGACAATCTGCGCGTGCCCTCCGGCGTGTCCTACATGCTGGAAAACCGCAAGATGATGATGCGGCTGTTCCCCGAGCTGTTCGCCAGCCACGCGGTGGCGCCGGTGCAGCACTACCCCACCCTGCTGCTGAACACCCTGCGCCACGCCAGCCTGGCGGAAAACCCCACCGTGGTGGTGCTCACCCCCGGCCACCACAACAGCGCCTACTTCGAGCACGCCTTCCTGGCGCAGCAGATGGGTGTGGAGCTGGTGGAAGGCCAGGACCTGTTCGTGAAGCACAACCGCGTGTACATGCGCACCACCGCCGGCCACAAGCAGGTGGACGTGATCTACCGCCGCATCGACGACGCCTTCCTCGACCCGCTGGCCTTCCGCGCCGACAGCATGCTGGGCGTGCCGGGGCTGCTGTCGGTATACCGCAGCGGCGGCGTGATCCTGGCCAATGCCATCGGCACCGGCGTGGCGGACGACAAGTCCATCTACCCCTATGTGCCGGACATGATCCGCTTCTATCTGAGCGAGGAGCCGCTGCTGCAGAACGTGCCCACCTGGATGTGCCGCCGCCCGGCGGAGCTGGACCACGTACTCAACAACCTGGCCGAGCTGGTGGTGAAGGAGGTCCACGGTGCCGGCGGCTACGGCATGCTGATCGGCCCGGCCGCCAGCAGCGCCGAGATCGAGGACTTCCGCCAGCGCATCCTCGCCGACCCGAGCAACTACATTGCGCAGCCGACGCTGTGCCTGTCGTCCTGCCCCACCTTCGTGGAGGCCGGCATCGCGCCGCGCCACATCGACCTGCGCCCCTTTGTACTCTCCGGCCGCGAGATAAGCATGGTGGCCGGCGGGCTGACGCGGGTGGCACTCAAGGAAGGCTCGCTGGTGGTGAATTCGTCGCAGGGCGGCGGCACCAAGGACACCTGGATTCTGGAGGACTGA
- a CDS encoding alpha-E domain-containing protein, translating to MMLSRTASQLYWMSRYMERAENLARLLDVTHSLSLLPQSRGGADIAAALATTGALDACRARHPQLAAADVLHFMTFDAANPASIISCLKYARENAHAVRGKITGEMWENINASWLEARQMAAEGRPLAGFFDWVKERSHLFRGTTYGTIQRNDAFSFIRLGTFLERADNTARLIDVKSHLVGHELDDSAADFYLWGALLRSLGAFEAYHELYRDSLSARRVAELLILRPDVPRSLRACVDEIAELLPRIQGDTGHRAKRLAATLHAELSYDQIDSILGAGLHAYLTQFLSQIHALGAAVHGAYLEAA from the coding sequence ATGATGCTCTCGCGCACTGCTTCCCAGCTGTACTGGATGAGCCGCTACATGGAGCGCGCCGAAAACCTGGCGCGCCTGCTGGACGTGACCCACAGCCTGTCGCTGCTGCCGCAATCCCGCGGCGGCGCCGACATTGCCGCCGCGCTGGCCACCACCGGCGCGCTGGACGCCTGCCGCGCCCGCCACCCGCAACTTGCCGCTGCCGACGTGCTGCACTTCATGACCTTCGATGCGGCCAACCCGGCCAGCATCATCAGCTGCCTGAAATACGCCCGCGAAAACGCCCACGCCGTGCGCGGCAAGATCACCGGCGAGATGTGGGAGAACATCAACGCCAGCTGGCTGGAAGCGCGGCAGATGGCGGCCGAAGGCCGACCGCTGGCCGGCTTCTTCGACTGGGTGAAGGAGCGCTCGCACCTGTTCCGCGGCACCACCTACGGCACCATCCAGCGCAACGACGCGTTTTCCTTCATCCGCCTTGGCACCTTCCTGGAACGCGCCGACAACACCGCGCGGCTGATCGACGTGAAGTCGCACCTGGTGGGCCATGAGCTGGACGACAGCGCAGCGGATTTCTACCTGTGGGGCGCGCTGCTGCGCTCGCTGGGCGCCTTCGAGGCCTACCACGAGCTGTACCGCGACAGCCTCAGCGCGCGGCGCGTGGCCGAGCTGCTGATCCTGCGCCCGGACGTGCCGCGCTCGCTGCGCGCCTGCGTCGACGAGATCGCCGAGCTGCTGCCGCGCATCCAGGGCGACACCGGCCACCGTGCCAAAAGGTTGGCCGCCACGCTGCATGCCGAGCTGAGCTACGACCAGATCGACAGCATTCTTGGCGCCGGCCTGCACGCCTACCTGACACAGTTCCTCAGCCAGATCCACGCGCTGGGCGCGGCGGTGCACGGCGCCTACCTGGAGGCAGCATGA